The following coding sequences are from one Microaerobacter geothermalis window:
- a CDS encoding RNA-guided endonuclease InsQ/TnpB family protein — translation MKINKAYRFKLEPTAAQIQQLKQACGCQRFVYNYYLKKNMEQYKQNKTFVFYHEMATDLPNLKKQFPFLSESFSQSLQTTLRNLDRAFKNFFKGLAEFPTFKKKNKHDSFTCPQKFRIEEKVIFIPKIGEVRYRKSRQIKGKVKSITVSQNGGRWFVSILTEQGIEQQPKTFEKPDDRDDSL, via the coding sequence ATGAAAATCAACAAAGCATACCGTTTCAAGTTAGAACCAACAGCAGCACAAATTCAACAATTAAAACAAGCTTGTGGTTGTCAACGTTTTGTGTATAACTACTATTTGAAAAAGAACATGGAGCAGTATAAACAGAATAAGACATTTGTGTTCTATCATGAGATGGCTACGGACTTGCCGAATTTGAAGAAGCAATTTCCATTTTTAAGCGAATCGTTTTCCCAGAGTTTGCAAACCACGTTGCGTAATTTAGACCGTGCTTTCAAAAACTTCTTTAAAGGATTAGCGGAGTTTCCAACCTTCAAAAAGAAGAATAAGCACGATTCGTTTACTTGCCCTCAAAAGTTTCGCATCGAAGAAAAGGTCATCTTCATTCCGAAAATCGGCGAAGTGCGATACCGTAAATCAAGACAAATCAAAGGAAAAGTTAAGTCCATCACCGTATCCCAAAATGGTGGTCGATGGTTTGTATCGATCCTCACCGAACAAGGGATTGAACAACAACCTAAAACATTTGAAAAGCCCGATGATAGAGACGATTCGCTATAA
- a CDS encoding fatty acid desaturase — translation MKLSQEYPRRKKGVSLHGKSDRWKSIWQLVNSIVPFVLLWGLTYVSLSISIWITLALAILAAGFMIRIFIIFHDCCHQSFFVGRKANAIIGTITGILTFFPYDQWKNEHSIHHATSGNLCRRGTGDIWTLTTEEYMALSPWRRLGYRLYRNPFIMFGLGPVFLFLVLYRLNRKNASRKERMNTYLTNAALIGLMGLLSWTLGWKEVLLVQGSILYLSGVAGIWLFYVQHQFENTYYERAVEWDYVSAAMRGSSFYKLPTILQWMTGNIGFHHIHHLDPQVPNYLLQQTHESNADLQHVPAIGLRQSLRALRYRLWDESSKRFVGFRDLKG, via the coding sequence TTGAAATTATCTCAAGAATACCCTCGAAGGAAGAAGGGCGTGTCTCTTCACGGTAAATCGGATAGGTGGAAGAGCATCTGGCAGTTGGTCAATAGCATTGTTCCTTTCGTTCTGTTATGGGGTCTCACTTACGTAAGTCTGTCTATCTCCATCTGGATCACGCTGGCGCTTGCGATTCTGGCTGCTGGATTCATGATCAGGATTTTCATAATTTTTCACGACTGCTGTCATCAGTCGTTCTTCGTTGGTAGAAAGGCGAATGCGATCATCGGGACGATAACGGGGATTCTCACCTTTTTCCCTTACGATCAATGGAAAAACGAACATTCCATTCATCATGCGACCAGTGGGAATTTATGCCGCAGAGGCACAGGCGACATCTGGACGCTGACTACGGAGGAGTACATGGCGCTCTCTCCATGGAGACGTCTGGGATACCGCTTATACCGCAATCCGTTTATCATGTTCGGGCTTGGACCGGTATTTCTTTTCTTGGTTCTGTACCGGTTGAATCGGAAGAATGCCAGTCGTAAGGAGCGCATGAACACATACCTGACGAACGCAGCGCTAATCGGCCTGATGGGACTTCTCTCCTGGACGCTGGGCTGGAAGGAGGTTCTCCTCGTGCAGGGTTCGATCCTATACCTTTCTGGCGTTGCGGGCATATGGCTCTTCTACGTGCAGCACCAATTCGAGAACACTTATTATGAGCGGGCAGTTGAGTGGGACTATGTCAGCGCGGCGATGCGCGGCAGCTCCTTTTATAAGCTGCCCACAATCTTGCAATGGATGACGGGGAATATCGGCTTCCACCATATACATCATCTGGATCCTCAGGTGCCGAACTATCTCTTACAGCAAACACACGAGAGCAATGCCGACCTGCAGCACGTTCCTGCTATTGGACTGCGTCAGAGTCTGCGGGCGCTTCGATACAGATTGTGGGACGAGAGCAGCAAGCGATTTGTGGGGTTTAGGGATCTGAAAGGGTAA
- a CDS encoding FTR1 family iron permease: MNAEAFLISFREALEALLIVGVIITYLKKMGKQEFVKYVWVGVTGAVFSSFIFAFLFQVVLTSFAMMSSQTYMKLSIMLISSILLTQMVLWMADNSKELNSKSQQKLSELVTTGSVIGMIIHAYLIVLREGIETVFFFAAISKGDISQAIQNWGALSGLVLAVVLFWFIFKGALKFPIKTFFKVTGFIIIMIAAGLLVNAIGMMQDLGMIGSVMPELYNIAAFMPEHPIDEQQLLRDQGITPLISGKVGIFFAAMFGYSHNPSLEQVIAYIGYFVIVFVIIRFQARREDNSSKATKSQLNNESNAIPSRMGIGSNSR; the protein is encoded by the coding sequence ATGAATGCCGAGGCATTTTTGATTTCATTTAGGGAAGCATTGGAGGCACTCCTGATAGTAGGTGTGATCATTACCTATTTAAAGAAGATGGGAAAACAGGAGTTTGTGAAGTATGTGTGGGTGGGAGTAACTGGTGCGGTTTTTTCCAGTTTCATTTTTGCTTTTCTATTTCAAGTGGTACTTACTAGTTTTGCCATGATGAGTAGTCAAACCTATATGAAGCTTTCCATTATGCTGATTTCCAGTATTTTGCTTACCCAAATGGTTCTTTGGATGGCAGATAATTCAAAGGAACTGAACAGTAAATCACAGCAGAAATTGTCTGAACTAGTGACTACCGGTAGTGTGATTGGTATGATTATACATGCCTATTTGATTGTGCTTAGGGAAGGTATAGAGACGGTATTTTTCTTTGCAGCCATCAGTAAAGGGGATATATCCCAGGCCATTCAAAATTGGGGGGCTCTATCTGGGTTGGTGTTAGCCGTTGTATTATTTTGGTTTATCTTTAAAGGTGCCCTTAAGTTTCCGATCAAAACTTTCTTTAAGGTTACCGGATTTATCATCATTATGATTGCAGCCGGGTTATTGGTTAATGCGATCGGAATGATGCAGGATTTGGGGATGATTGGAAGTGTTATGCCGGAGTTGTATAACATTGCTGCATTTATGCCCGAACATCCTATAGACGAACAACAGCTGTTACGTGACCAAGGAATCACTCCTCTGATTAGCGGTAAGGTAGGCATTTTCTTCGCAGCGATGTTTGGTTACAGTCATAACCCCTCTCTTGAACAAGTGATTGCATATATAGGATACTTTGTTATTGTATTTGTGATTATTCGTTTTCAAGCTAGAAGAGAGGATAATTCTTCAAAGGCTACGAAAAGTCAGTTGAATAATGAAAGCAATGCCATACCGTCTAGAATGGGGATTGGGAGTAACTCCCGATAA
- a CDS encoding B3/B4 domain-containing protein yields the protein MIHIDEGIKKLNPSLSLGILIYRESSISDSPNELKEGITAFIDDLKFNYLNGKWQQIAGIEEWRQAFRRLGIDPSRYRPSSESLIRRIMQDKPMYWVNSAVDINNFFSIQYSLPMGIYHESQIKGNITLRLGREGESYEGLNGRQTSAEGKLVLCDEIGPFGSPVVDSTRTMITENSKDILQVIYSITDDPSELQQKCEKVSQCFLKINGGILKQINITT from the coding sequence ATGATACATATTGACGAAGGGATTAAAAAACTGAATCCTTCCCTCTCCCTTGGGATCTTAATATACCGGGAGTCTTCCATTTCAGACTCACCAAATGAATTAAAGGAAGGGATTACAGCATTCATTGATGATCTAAAATTTAATTATCTAAATGGAAAATGGCAACAAATTGCGGGAATTGAAGAATGGAGACAAGCCTTCCGCCGCTTGGGAATTGACCCATCTAGATATCGTCCTTCCTCAGAAAGTTTAATCCGACGAATCATGCAAGACAAACCCATGTATTGGGTTAACTCTGCCGTTGATATCAATAATTTTTTCTCCATTCAGTATTCTCTTCCAATGGGAATTTATCATGAAAGTCAGATCAAAGGAAATATCACCCTCCGTTTAGGAAGGGAAGGAGAAAGTTATGAAGGGCTAAATGGCCGTCAAACCTCAGCTGAAGGTAAATTAGTCCTGTGTGATGAAATAGGTCCCTTTGGCAGTCCGGTGGTAGATTCGACGAGAACCATGATTACAGAGAATAGCAAAGATATCCTTCAGGTGATCTACAGCATCACGGACGATCCCTCAGAATTACAACAAAAATGTGAAAAAGTAAGTCAATGTTTTCTTAAAATAAATGGCGGCATCCTAAAGCAAATTAACATCACTACCTAG
- a CDS encoding ABC-ATPase domain-containing protein, protein MQTLKHKLLTMDGKGYKQYKELQGKYVFGDYTLYMDYIQGDPFASPSRIRIELKNTKELLDKDAYSTPWRKVAVEDFLAREVARAIKEVVKKGRGSGKSGLIYIDEPGQEILQRTAVKVTENVIEVRLSIGLPASGRSILAKEAISMLFQDIPKIIKKGIINKRGNLLRTHLILSDQQQAIRQYLKEHRFIAFVANGSILPRESGISNKPLANGVPFVSPASMEISIPVPHQDVPVKGLGIPEGITLIVGGGYHGKSTLLKALERGVYHHIPGDGRELVLTRGDAVKIRAEDGRKITKVNLTLFINNLPFGQNTQSFESEDASGSTSQAANIVEAVEGGSKLLLMDEDTSATNFMIRDVRMQKLVSKEKEPITPFLDQVKRLRDKYGVSTILVLGGSGDYFDVADHVIMMDEYKPIDVTIKAKEISRLYQNQRKIESADFKINLNPRVPLPEGLLPMKGHKEKVDAKGLYHIMYGKTVIDLSLVEQLVDDSQTRAIAEMIRYAAKKYVDGKKSLIDIANLLFQEIEEKGLDVISPFQGHPGDFALPRKLEWMAAVNRLRTLKIKT, encoded by the coding sequence TTGCAGACATTGAAACATAAATTATTAACGATGGATGGAAAGGGATACAAGCAATATAAAGAGTTACAGGGGAAATATGTATTCGGGGACTATACGTTATATATGGACTATATACAAGGGGATCCCTTTGCCAGTCCCTCCCGAATAAGAATTGAATTAAAAAATACAAAAGAATTATTGGATAAGGATGCCTATTCCACCCCATGGAGGAAGGTGGCAGTGGAAGATTTTCTAGCCAGAGAAGTTGCAAGGGCGATAAAAGAAGTGGTAAAAAAAGGCAGAGGCTCCGGAAAGAGTGGTTTAATATATATTGATGAACCTGGACAGGAGATTTTACAACGTACTGCAGTAAAAGTGACTGAAAACGTGATTGAGGTTCGGTTAAGTATTGGCTTGCCTGCTTCTGGCCGATCCATACTGGCTAAAGAAGCAATTTCTATGCTGTTTCAAGATATTCCAAAAATAATCAAGAAGGGAATTATAAACAAAAGGGGAAACTTATTAAGAACACATCTTATCCTTTCCGACCAACAGCAAGCGATCCGTCAATATTTAAAGGAGCATCGTTTCATCGCTTTTGTGGCCAATGGCTCCATTTTACCTAGGGAAAGTGGGATCAGCAACAAACCGTTAGCAAATGGTGTTCCGTTTGTTTCTCCTGCCTCCATGGAAATTTCTATACCTGTGCCTCATCAAGATGTTCCAGTTAAAGGACTGGGTATCCCGGAAGGCATTACCCTCATTGTAGGTGGAGGATATCACGGGAAAAGTACGTTATTAAAGGCTCTTGAACGGGGGGTATATCATCATATTCCAGGAGATGGACGGGAATTGGTATTGACTAGGGGAGATGCCGTCAAAATTCGAGCGGAAGACGGGCGAAAAATTACAAAGGTAAATCTAACTCTTTTTATCAATAATCTCCCCTTTGGACAAAATACCCAGTCGTTTGAGTCGGAGGATGCCAGTGGTAGCACATCTCAAGCAGCAAATATTGTGGAAGCGGTTGAAGGTGGAAGTAAGCTCCTATTAATGGATGAAGACACCAGTGCTACTAATTTTATGATTCGGGACGTTCGGATGCAAAAACTGGTATCCAAAGAAAAGGAACCGATTACACCGTTTTTGGATCAAGTGAAAAGACTAAGGGATAAATATGGGGTCTCTACCATCCTGGTATTAGGAGGATCAGGAGATTATTTTGATGTGGCTGACCATGTGATCATGATGGATGAGTATAAGCCGATAGATGTTACAATAAAGGCAAAGGAAATTTCCCGTCTGTATCAAAATCAGCGAAAGATAGAGTCGGCAGACTTTAAGATAAACTTAAATCCACGGGTTCCCCTTCCTGAAGGCCTCTTACCGATGAAAGGACATAAGGAAAAAGTGGATGCGAAAGGCTTATATCACATCATGTATGGAAAAACAGTCATTGATTTATCACTGGTAGAGCAGCTGGTGGATGACAGTCAAACGAGGGCTATTGCTGAAATGATTCGCTATGCCGCAAAAAAATATGTCGATGGGAAAAAATCGCTGATTGATATTGCCAACCTTTTATTTCAGGAAATAGAAGAAAAGGGGCTTGACGTAATTTCTCCATTTCAAGGACATCCCGGTGATTTTGCCCTCCCAAGAAAGTTGGAATGGATGGCAGCGGTGAACCGATTAAGAACGTTAAAAATAAAAACGTAA
- the rnhA gene encoding ribonuclease HI, giving the protein MKEVKIYTDGACSYNPGPGGWGAVLIYGDHMKEISGFESNTTNQRMELLAAIKALSQLKCSCKVKLYSDSAYLVNCFRQGWYKNWQRNGWLNSKKEPVENQDLWKELLKLSTYHQVEFIKVKGHADNKWNNRCDELATSAIKHHT; this is encoded by the coding sequence ATGAAGGAAGTAAAGATTTATACTGATGGTGCTTGCTCCTACAATCCGGGTCCGGGTGGTTGGGGTGCAGTCCTTATTTATGGGGATCATATGAAAGAGATATCAGGATTTGAATCCAATACAACAAACCAACGAATGGAGTTATTAGCTGCCATTAAGGCGTTATCTCAATTGAAGTGTTCTTGCAAGGTAAAATTATATAGCGACAGTGCTTACCTGGTAAACTGTTTTCGACAGGGATGGTATAAAAATTGGCAGAGGAACGGGTGGTTAAATAGTAAAAAAGAACCCGTTGAAAATCAGGATCTCTGGAAAGAATTGCTTAAATTATCTACTTACCATCAAGTTGAATTTATTAAGGTGAAGGGGCATGCTGATAATAAGTGGAATAACCGCTGTGATGAATTGGCCACTTCTGCGATAAAACATCATACATAA
- the queG gene encoding tRNA epoxyqueuosine(34) reductase QueG, with protein sequence MNWTVLKDEIKKYAKEIGIDKVGVASADPFLELKERLIKHREFGYESGFEEKDIEKRTHPELTMEDVRSMISIAIAYPSILKDPPRSVPGNRRGMVSRAAWGLDYHHVLREKLSLLSDFIMEKVPEAITKSMVDTGALSDRAVAERAGLGWVGKNCSLITPEFGSWVYLGELLTNLPLPPDIPIEDQCGECNACIEACPTSAFVQPGQLNSQRCLAYITQVKDDISEEFREKLGNRLYGCDTCQQVCPKNRKMNFTHQEAFHPDPDLAKPPLIPLLSITKGTFKNTFGSTAAAWRGKKPIQRNAIIALAHFKDPEAIPELTKVMTEDIRPVMRKTAAWALGKIGGSDAETALKKQLKKEEDETVRREIEKSLEQINKKKILL encoded by the coding sequence ATGAATTGGACTGTCTTAAAAGATGAAATAAAAAAGTATGCAAAAGAGATTGGCATTGATAAAGTGGGTGTCGCTTCTGCTGATCCTTTTTTGGAATTAAAAGAAAGACTGATTAAACATCGGGAATTCGGTTATGAGTCAGGGTTTGAAGAAAAGGATATCGAAAAAAGAACTCACCCGGAGTTAACCATGGAGGATGTCCGTTCAATGATTTCCATTGCCATTGCTTACCCCTCAATATTAAAAGATCCTCCCCGTTCTGTACCAGGAAACAGACGAGGGATGGTTAGCCGGGCTGCATGGGGGTTGGATTATCATCATGTATTAAGGGAGAAATTATCTTTGTTAAGTGATTTTATTATGGAAAAAGTGCCGGAGGCCATAACGAAATCCATGGTAGATACCGGAGCCCTTTCTGATCGTGCCGTTGCTGAAAGAGCAGGATTGGGGTGGGTTGGAAAAAATTGCAGTTTAATCACTCCTGAATTCGGCTCATGGGTTTATTTAGGGGAATTGTTGACCAATCTCCCCCTTCCTCCAGACATTCCCATTGAAGATCAGTGTGGGGAATGTAATGCCTGTATTGAGGCATGTCCCACCAGTGCATTTGTGCAGCCTGGTCAGTTGAACTCTCAGCGGTGCTTGGCCTACATCACCCAGGTAAAGGATGATATATCTGAAGAATTCAGGGAAAAATTAGGAAACCGACTATATGGGTGTGATACTTGTCAACAGGTTTGCCCCAAGAACCGGAAAATGAACTTTACCCATCAGGAAGCTTTCCATCCTGATCCCGATTTGGCCAAACCGCCCCTTATTCCTTTGCTTTCAATCACCAAAGGTACGTTCAAGAACACCTTTGGTTCCACTGCAGCGGCATGGCGGGGAAAGAAACCGATTCAGAGAAATGCAATCATTGCCTTGGCACATTTTAAAGATCCGGAAGCAATACCTGAGTTAACAAAGGTGATGACCGAAGATATTCGTCCGGTTATGAGAAAAACAGCCGCATGGGCCCTGGGGAAAATCGGCGGTTCAGATGCTGAGACAGCATTAAAGAAACAGCTGAAAAAAGAAGAAGATGAAACAGTCCGGAGAGAGATTGAAAAATCCTTGGAACAAATAAATAAAAAAAAGATTTTGTTATGA
- a CDS encoding methylated-DNA--[protein]-cysteine S-methyltransferase, which translates to MKRRHLIYAEMDSPIGDLTIVSSPVGICSIEFGSYSQVKMSILRMSQRMMFLEEPKSSPDELFEVIRQLNEYFDRKRKYFQVPLDLVGTPFQKKVWHQLQQIPYGETKSYKEVASLLHSPKAVRAVGGANNKNPVPIIVPCHRVVGSNGALVGYGGGIGIKEYLLQLEGCENYLISI; encoded by the coding sequence ATGAAAAGACGCCATCTCATTTATGCGGAAATGGATTCTCCTATTGGAGACCTAACCATTGTATCCAGTCCTGTTGGAATATGCAGTATTGAGTTTGGTTCCTATTCACAAGTAAAAATGAGCATTTTGCGCATGTCACAAAGAATGATGTTTCTTGAGGAACCCAAATCTTCCCCTGATGAACTTTTTGAGGTTATTCGGCAGTTAAATGAGTATTTTGACAGGAAAAGAAAGTACTTTCAAGTCCCTTTGGACCTGGTTGGCACTCCTTTTCAGAAAAAAGTTTGGCATCAGCTTCAGCAAATTCCCTATGGAGAAACAAAATCGTACAAAGAAGTGGCATCCTTGTTACATAGCCCAAAGGCAGTTAGGGCTGTCGGTGGGGCAAATAATAAGAACCCTGTGCCAATTATTGTCCCATGTCATCGGGTGGTAGGGAGCAACGGGGCCTTGGTCGGTTATGGAGGAGGAATTGGGATAAAGGAATATCTTTTACAACTTGAGGGTTGCGAAAATTATCTGATAAGTATATAA
- a CDS encoding amidase domain-containing protein — protein MTKDWFEVIKKYLSLETKVRIDGEEEQVGEFFTDSSQANEIINKLRRSKEQDKERNAIFIKGEIKLDRCEIKKEGTDEIIVKIPLYQRWVYKLKDMFYEQEKLGIREICLKEQYGSWRLLKDEMDAGLRIQDAPETMAKEGIPPFFHETNENDANQITNRGIYNRLKAQRYAEIWWNQYNPQYEKFEADCTNFVSQCLLAGGVPMTYTGNQGKGWWYRNNGNLHHWSYSWVVAHSLRWYLSTSRNGLRAVEVSSPHKLSIGDVISYDYDGDGHWQHNTIVVLKDSNDMPLVNAHTNNSRHRYWDYRDSAAWTPHIKYKFFHIVDEF, from the coding sequence ATGACAAAGGATTGGTTTGAGGTGATCAAAAAGTACTTGTCTTTGGAGACAAAGGTGCGTATCGATGGTGAAGAAGAACAAGTTGGTGAATTTTTTACTGATTCTAGTCAAGCAAACGAAATCATAAATAAACTAAGAAGAAGCAAAGAACAGGATAAAGAGAGAAATGCCATCTTCATAAAAGGGGAAATTAAGCTGGATCGATGCGAAATAAAAAAGGAAGGGACCGATGAGATCATCGTGAAAATCCCTCTTTATCAAAGATGGGTATATAAATTGAAAGATATGTTTTATGAACAAGAAAAGCTGGGGATAAGGGAGATTTGCTTGAAAGAACAGTATGGTTCATGGAGGTTATTAAAGGATGAAATGGATGCGGGACTCCGTATTCAAGATGCTCCGGAAACAATGGCAAAAGAGGGTATTCCCCCTTTTTTCCATGAAACGAACGAAAATGATGCAAATCAAATCACAAATAGAGGAATTTATAATCGATTGAAAGCTCAAAGATATGCTGAAATATGGTGGAATCAATATAATCCTCAATACGAAAAATTTGAAGCGGATTGCACCAATTTTGTTTCTCAATGTCTTCTGGCTGGTGGCGTTCCAATGACATATACAGGTAATCAGGGCAAGGGCTGGTGGTATCGAAACAATGGCAATCTTCATCATTGGAGTTACAGTTGGGTAGTAGCCCATAGTTTACGGTGGTATTTGTCCACGAGCAGGAATGGACTGAGGGCAGTTGAAGTTAGTTCACCCCATAAATTATCGATAGGGGATGTGATTAGTTACGATTATGATGGAGATGGCCATTGGCAGCACAATACGATTGTTGTATTAAAGGATAGTAATGATATGCCTTTGGTGAATGCCCATACTAATAACAGCAGACACAGGTATTGGGACTACCGTGATTCTGCTGCCTGGACTCCTCATATTAAGTATAAATTTTTTCATATTGTTGATGAATTTTAA
- the trmL gene encoding tRNA (uridine(34)/cytosine(34)/5-carboxymethylaminomethyluridine(34)-2'-O)-methyltransferase TrmL yields the protein MSFHVVLVEPEIPANTGNIARTCAGTNSSLHLVRPLGFSTDDRYLKRAGLDYWDKVEIHYYDSFHEVLRKYPNHRFFFATTKAQRKYTDFSFCAGDFFVFGKETAGLPKEILDANPETSLRIPMISTHIRSLNLSNSVAIMIYEALRQIHFPGMG from the coding sequence ATGTCCTTTCATGTTGTTTTGGTTGAACCAGAAATCCCAGCCAATACCGGAAATATTGCAAGAACATGTGCCGGTACCAATTCCTCTCTCCATCTGGTTAGGCCCTTAGGTTTTTCTACGGATGACAGATACTTGAAAAGAGCGGGTCTTGATTATTGGGATAAAGTAGAAATTCACTATTATGATTCATTTCACGAGGTATTAAGGAAGTATCCCAACCATCGGTTCTTTTTTGCCACCACCAAGGCCCAGAGAAAATATACTGACTTTTCTTTTTGTGCAGGGGATTTTTTTGTGTTTGGAAAAGAGACTGCCGGGTTACCTAAAGAGATATTGGATGCCAATCCGGAAACCTCCTTGCGAATACCAATGATTTCAACCCATATCCGTTCCCTGAACCTGTCAAATTCTGTTGCTATCATGATTTACGAAGCATTAAGACAGATTCATTTTCCGGGGATGGGTTAG
- a CDS encoding HAD family hydrolase — protein MAEKTKAILFDLDGTLLPMDTDGFIEKYLQLLAPRVAHIIEPKDFVKQLWASTHEMIKNNDPNTTNEQVFTEHFLKNTHLKREIIWPIFDHFYREIFPILKEHTNPTPLSRNIVETALDRGYKIAIATNPVFPREAIVHRMRWAEVDDLPFDWVTVYEESHFCKPNPNYYIEVANQLNIHPENCIMVGNDIQEDMVAGKTGMRTYLVRDYLIDRGNMAYHRDDEGSLEDLHNQLATGKSIFS, from the coding sequence GTGGCGGAGAAAACAAAAGCGATTTTATTTGATTTGGATGGAACTTTACTTCCAATGGATACCGACGGATTCATCGAAAAATATCTGCAGCTGTTAGCGCCAAGGGTTGCCCACATCATTGAACCGAAGGATTTTGTCAAACAGTTATGGGCATCTACCCATGAAATGATAAAAAATAATGACCCTAATACCACCAATGAACAGGTGTTTACTGAACATTTTTTAAAAAATACCCACCTTAAAAGAGAAATTATCTGGCCTATATTTGACCACTTTTACAGAGAAATATTCCCTATTCTGAAAGAACATACCAATCCAACTCCCTTGTCTCGAAACATTGTGGAAACTGCATTGGATCGGGGATACAAAATAGCAATTGCTACCAATCCCGTATTTCCAAGGGAGGCTATTGTGCACCGCATGAGGTGGGCTGAAGTGGACGATTTACCCTTTGATTGGGTAACGGTATATGAAGAATCCCATTTTTGTAAGCCAAATCCCAATTATTATATAGAGGTTGCCAACCAGTTAAATATTCATCCTGAAAACTGTATTATGGTAGGAAACGATATCCAGGAGGATATGGTTGCCGGTAAAACAGGGATGAGGACCTACTTGGTTAGGGATTACCTTATTGATCGCGGAAATATGGCTTATCATCGGGATGATGAAGGTTCTCTTGAGGACTTGCACAATCAGCTTGCGACTGGGAAAAGCATATTTTCCTGA
- a CDS encoding spore coat associated protein CotJA produces the protein MSIKHHQPYFKPTGYPPMNYPPVLPMPFDPFIDQFPLSVALKKGTLFKWLYDPYDGPHKHKESCPDYFHETSSVERTVNVSLES, from the coding sequence ATGAGTATCAAGCACCACCAACCCTATTTTAAACCTACCGGATACCCTCCCATGAACTACCCTCCCGTTCTGCCAATGCCATTTGATCCCTTTATTGATCAGTTTCCCTTATCGGTTGCTCTAAAAAAAGGAACTTTGTTCAAATGGTTGTATGATCCATACGATGGACCCCATAAACATAAAGAATCCTGTCCCGACTACTTTCATGAAACTTCGTCAGTGGAACGTACGGTCAATGTATCCTTGGAATCTTAG
- a CDS encoding manganese catalase family protein gives MWIYEKKLEVPVRVGKRDLQMAKYLITQYGGPDGELSAALRYLNQRYSMPNERAKALLTDIGTEEMGHLEVIATMVYKLVKGASPQEMREAGLGSQYADHDHALFYMDASGNPWTAAYIQAKGDPIADLAEDIAAEEKARATYQWLINLTDDPDLKETLKFLREREVVHSQRFREALYLVEEHYKNPKKYY, from the coding sequence ATGTGGATCTATGAAAAAAAATTAGAAGTGCCAGTTAGAGTAGGAAAACGCGATCTACAAATGGCAAAATACCTGATCACACAATACGGTGGTCCCGATGGTGAACTCTCCGCTGCCCTTCGCTATTTAAATCAGCGGTATAGTATGCCAAATGAACGAGCAAAAGCATTGCTAACAGATATTGGAACAGAAGAAATGGGGCACTTGGAAGTGATTGCTACGATGGTTTATAAATTAGTCAAAGGAGCCTCCCCGCAAGAAATGCGTGAAGCCGGACTTGGAAGCCAATATGCTGACCATGATCATGCCCTGTTCTACATGGATGCCAGCGGTAATCCTTGGACCGCCGCGTACATCCAAGCGAAAGGGGATCCCATCGCTGATTTGGCAGAAGATATTGCAGCAGAGGAAAAAGCAAGGGCTACCTATCAATGGCTCATCAATCTGACCGATGATCCAGATTTAAAGGAAACGTTAAAATTCTTAAGGGAGCGTGAGGTTGTTCATTCTCAACGCTTCAGGGAAGCTCTTTATCTGGTGGAAGAGCATTATAAAAACCCGAAAAAATACTATTAG
- a CDS encoding spore coat protein CotJB, whose product MSKEYHRLVRKLQEVQFGLVELQLYLDTHPEDHRAIAQYNMLADRLQMLKAEYESHDGPIAQYGWSKSPREWVWVSQPWPWEIEY is encoded by the coding sequence ATGAGCAAAGAATACCACAGATTGGTTCGTAAGCTTCAGGAAGTGCAGTTTGGTCTGGTGGAACTGCAACTGTATCTGGATACTCACCCTGAGGATCATCGAGCAATAGCCCAATACAACATGCTTGCTGACAGACTCCAGATGCTAAAAGCAGAGTATGAATCACATGATGGTCCGATCGCCCAGTACGGGTGGTCAAAATCCCCCAGAGAATGGGTATGGGTAAGTCAACCTTGGCCGTGGGAAATTGAATACTAG